One genomic segment of Danio rerio strain Tuebingen ecotype United States chromosome 11, GRCz12tu, whole genome shotgun sequence includes these proteins:
- the iqsec1b gene encoding IQ motif and SEC7 domain-containing protein 1 isoform X3, with protein sequence MLKLKTFCLDYWQFLCLQPLNGFYKSVEGEAPGGESGPSLDNSGGYLRGPVSRSAIISGEHFDGPPLYAHEVRQRPRRPKLQHSQSILRKQAEEEAIKRSRSLSESYELSTDLQDKQVEMLERKYGGRFITRHAARTIQTAFRQYQMNKNFERLRSSMSENRMSRRIVLSNMRMQFSFEGPEKVHSSYFEGKQVSLTDDGSKLGALVQSERGEMVPANMKSPAVQSDFTDAITELEDVFSRQVKSLAESIDDALNCRSLHGDEGQSEATRGHPDLEQEVTYQVKPSHGSEHRKRDEMTASYSDVTLYIDEEELSPPLPLSQSVDRPSSTESDLRIRSLNSSQDYWSLAHKDEKADTDTSCRSTPSLECQEQRLRIDHLPLLTIEPPSDSSVELSDRSDRSSLKRQNAYDRGIASQQGSPKHIPSHALPPRGPAREDEAPRHRPRQLESHLAINGTANRQSKSESDFSDGDNDSINSTSNSNDTINCSSESSSRDSLREQTLSKQTYHKETRNSWDSPAFSNDIIRKRHYRIGLNLFNKKPEKGIQYLIERGFVPDTPVGVAHFLLQRKGLSRQMIGEFLGNRQKQFNRDVLDCVVDEMDFSAMELDEALRKFQAHIRVQGEAQKVERLIEAFSQRYCICNPGVVRQFRNPDTIFILAFAIILLNTDMYSPNVKPERKMKLEDFVKNLRGVDDGEDIPREMLVGIYERIRKRELKTNEDHVSQVQKVEKLIVGKKPIGSLHHGLGCVLSLPHRRLVCYCRLFEVPDPNKPQKLGLHQREIFLFNDLLVVTKIFQKKKNSVTYSFRQSFSLYGMQVLLFENQYYPNGVRLTSALPGADIKVLINFNAPNPQDRKKFTDDLRESIAEVQEMEKYRIESELEKQKGVVRPSISQSSGLKKETGNGNLSRTSLDDSYAMGEGLKRSALSSSLRDLSDAGKRGRRSSAGSLDSNMEGSIISSPHIRRRATSSRDCPSRQQSIPNSSSLLGSLFGTKRGKSPSLPSQSSHPSHPTLISHTPHPSNLHHTARDGVTVTETQAQMHPHHAQFCHMQNPPPYHHHHHYHPPAHIQHPPHQYHPPPGPSSSHSHSHSQHGHGPHPSHSSHPSHSQHAPHHHSQPPAPPPAASSTKPKHSGISTVV encoded by the exons TGTGGAAGGTGAGGCTCCGGGCGGCGAGTCGGGCCCCTCTCTGGACAATAGTGGAGGTTACTTACGAGGACCGGTGAGCCGCAGTGCTATCATTAGTGGCGAGCACTTTGACGGCCCACCGTTGTACGCTCACGAGGTACGGCAGCGCCCACGGAGACCCAAACTTCAGCATTCTCAGTCCATTCTCCGCAAACAGGCTGAGGAGGAGGCCATCAAACGCTCCCGATCGCTGTCTGAGAGCTATGAGCTCTCCACCGACCTCCAAGACAAACAG GTGGAGATGCTTGAGCGGAAGTATGGAGGGCGTTTTATAACCCGACATGCTGCACGAACAATCCAGACTGCATTCCGCCAGTATCAGATGAACAAGAACTTTGAGCGCCTCCGGAGTTCTATGTCAGAAAACCGCATGTCCAGACGCATAGTTTTATCCAATATGAGAATGCAGTTTTCATTTGAAGGACCTGAAAAAGTCCACAGTTCATACTTTGAGGGCAAGCAGGTGTCTCTTACGGATGATGGGTCTAAACTAGGAGCATTGGTACAATCTGAGCGCGGTGAGATGGTCCCCGCCAACATGAAGTCACCTGCGGTCCAGAGCGATTTCACAGACGCCATTACAGAACTGGAGGATGTTTTCTCTCGACAAGTGAAGTCATTGGCAGAATCGATAGACGATGCACTGAACTGTCGTAGCCTACACGGAGACGAGGGACAGTCAGAAGCAACCAGAGGTCATCCAGACTTGGAGCAAGAGGTTACCTACCAGGTCAAGCCTTCCCACGGTAGCGAGCACCGAAAGCGAGATGAGATGACAGCCTCCTACAGCGATGTGACACTTTATATAGATGAGGAAGAGCTCTCGCCACCTCTTCCTTTATCACAATCAGTTGACAGACCCTCTAGCACTGAGTCAGACCTCCGTATACGTTCTTTGAACTCTTCGCAGGACTACTGGTCTCTAGCTCATAAGGATGAAAAAGCCGACACGGACACTAGCTGCCGCAGCACCCCATCTCTAGAGTGTCAAGAGCAAAGATTGAGAATAGACCACCTTCCTCTGCTCACTATCGAACCTCCGAGTGATAGCTCTGTTGAGTTGAGTGACCGCTCTGACCGAAGCTCTCTCAAGAGACAGAACGCTTACGATCGAGGCATAGCCAGCCAGCAGGGCAGCCCTAAGCACATCCCTTCCCATGCACTCCCACCACGGGGGCCAGCAAGAGAGGATGAAGCTCCACGCCATCGGCCGCGGCAGCTGGAAAGCCATCTGGCTATCAATGGCACCGCCAACCGGCAAAGCAAATCCGAGTCTGACTTCTCTGATGGTGATAATGACAGCATCAACAGCACTTCCAATTCCAATGATACGATCAACTGCAGTTCGGAGTCCTCTTCCAGGGACAGTCTTCGAGAGCAGACTCTCAGTAAGCAGACGTATCACAAGGAGACACGAAACAGTTGGGACTCGCCAGCATTTAGCAATGATATCATCCGCAAGAGGCACTATCGAATTGGCCTGAACCTTTTCAACAA GAAACCTGAAAAAGGCATCCAGTATCTGATTGAGCGAGGATTTGTCCCAGACACACCTGTGGGAGTTGCCCATTTCCTGTTACAGAGAAAAGGGTTGAGTCGACAGATGATTGGCGAGTTCCTGGGCAACAGGCAGAAACAGTTCAACAGAGATGTTCTTGA CTGTGTGGTAGATGAGATGGATTTCTCTGCAATGGAGCTGGATGAAGCCTTGAGAAAATTCCAGGCACATATCCGGGTGCAGGGAGAGGCACAGAAAGTGGAGAGACTAATTGAAGCCTTCAG TCAGCGCTACTGCATCTGCAACCCGGGGGTGGTACGGCAGTTTAGGAACCCAGATACCATCTTCATCCTGGCGTTTGCCATTATACTCCTCAACACAGATATGTACAGCCCGAATGTGAAGCCAGAGAGGAAGATGAAACTAGAGGACTTTGTGAAGAACCTTCGCG GAGTGGATGATGGAGAGGACATCCCGAGAGAGATGTTAGTGGGCATCTATGAGCGAATTCGTAAACGAGAGCTTAAGACGAATGAAGACCATGTGTCCCAAGTGCAAAAGGTGGAGAAACTCATCGTGGGCAAAAAGCCG ATCGGCTCTCTGCATCATGGCCTCGGATGT GTTCTGTCTCTGCCACATCGCAGACTGGTCTGTTACTGTAGACTGTTTGAAGTCCCGGACCCCAACAAACCTCAAAAACTGGGCCTCCACCAGAGAGAAATCTTCCTGTTCAATGACCTTCTAGTG gtcACTAAGATTttccagaagaagaagaattcggTGACGTACAGTTTCAGGCAGTCCTTTTCTCTCTACGGGATGCAGGTGCTGCTGTTTGAAAACCAGT ATTACCCCAATGGAGTGCGTCTCACTTCAGCTCTTCCAGGCGCAGACATCAAGGTTCTCATTAACTTCAATGCCCCAAACCCGCAAGACCGTAAGAAGTTCACTGATGACCTGCGTGAGTCCATCGCAGAAGTGCAGGAGATGGAGAAATACAGGATAGAGT ctgaaTTGGAGAAGCAGAAAGGTGTAGTCCGTCCTAGCATTTCACAGAGCTCAGGGTTGAAAAAAGAAACGGGGAACGGCAATTTGAGTCGAACCAGTCTGGATGATAGCTATGCCATGGGGGAAGGCCTGAAGAGAAGTGCCCTCAGCAGCTCCTTACGTGACCTTTCAGATGCAG GCAAGCGGGGGCGCCGCAGCAGTGCAGGATCTCTAGACAGCAATATGGAA GGGTCCATCATTAGCAGCCCCCACATACGGCGAAGAGCCACTTCCAGCCGCGACTGTCCCTCCCGCCAGCAGTCTATCCCCAATTCCTCCTCTCTGCTGGGTTCTCTATTCGGCACCAAACGAGGCAAATCTCCCTCCCTGCCATCCCAGTCGTCCCACCCTTCCCATCCAACACTCATCTCTCACACCCCTCACCCTTCTAACCTGCACCACACGGCCCGCGACGGCGTCACCGTCACCGAAACCCAAGCCCAGATGCACCCGCACCACGCTCAATTCTGCCACATGCAGAATCCCCCTCCgtaccaccaccaccatcactaCCACCCTCCAGCGCACATCCAACACCCACCCCACCAGTACCACCCTCCACCCGGCCCCTCATCCTCTCACAGCCACTCACACAGCCAACACGGCCACGGTCCGCATCCGTCCCACTCATCCCACCCTtcccactcccagcatgcaccacACCACCACAGCCAGCCTCCGGCGCCTCCACCCGCGGCCAGCAGCACCAAGCCCAAACACAGCGGCATCAGCACTGTGGTTTGA
- the iqsec1b gene encoding IQ motif and SEC7 domain-containing protein 1 isoform X5, with product MLNLMWKYCISVRTISVEGEAPGGESGPSLDNSGGYLRGPVSRSAIISGEHFDGPPLYAHEVRQRPRRPKLQHSQSILRKQAEEEAIKRSRSLSESYELSTDLQDKQVEMLERKYGGRFITRHAARTIQTAFRQYQMNKNFERLRSSMSENRMSRRIVLSNMRMQFSFEGPEKVHSSYFEGKQVSLTDDGSKLGALVQSERGEMVPANMKSPAVQSDFTDAITELEDVFSRQVKSLAESIDDALNCRSLHGDEGQSEATRGHPDLEQEVTYQVKPSHGSEHRKRDEMTASYSDVTLYIDEEELSPPLPLSQSVDRPSSTESDLRIRSLNSSQDYWSLAHKDEKADTDTSCRSTPSLECQEQRLRIDHLPLLTIEPPSDSSVELSDRSDRSSLKRQNAYDRGIASQQGSPKHIPSHALPPRGPAREDEAPRHRPRQLESHLAINGTANRQSKSESDFSDGDNDSINSTSNSNDTINCSSESSSRDSLREQTLSKQTYHKETRNSWDSPAFSNDIIRKRHYRIGLNLFNKKPEKGIQYLIERGFVPDTPVGVAHFLLQRKGLSRQMIGEFLGNRQKQFNRDVLDCVVDEMDFSAMELDEALRKFQAHIRVQGEAQKVERLIEAFSQRYCICNPGVVRQFRNPDTIFILAFAIILLNTDMYSPNVKPERKMKLEDFVKNLRGVDDGEDIPREMLVGIYERIRKRELKTNEDHVSQVQKVEKLIVGKKPIGSLHHGLGCVLSLPHRRLVCYCRLFEVPDPNKPQKLGLHQREIFLFNDLLVVTKIFQKKKNSVTYSFRQSFSLYGMQVLLFENQYYPNGVRLTSALPGADIKVLINFNAPNPQDRKKFTDDLRESIAEVQEMEKYRIESELEKQKGVVRPSISQSSGLKKETGNGNLSRTSLDDSYAMGEGLKRSALSSSLRDLSDAGKRGRRSSAGSLDSNMEGSIISSPHIRRRATSSRDCPSRQQSIPNSSSLLGSLFGTKRGKSPSLPSQSSHPSHPTLISHTPHPSNLHHTARDGVTVTETQAQMHPHHAQFCHMQNPPPYHHHHHYHPPAHIQHPPHQYHPPPGPSSSHSHSHSQHGHGPHPSHSSHPSHSQHAPHHHSQPPAPPPAASSTKPKHSGISTVV from the exons TGTGGAAGGTGAGGCTCCGGGCGGCGAGTCGGGCCCCTCTCTGGACAATAGTGGAGGTTACTTACGAGGACCGGTGAGCCGCAGTGCTATCATTAGTGGCGAGCACTTTGACGGCCCACCGTTGTACGCTCACGAGGTACGGCAGCGCCCACGGAGACCCAAACTTCAGCATTCTCAGTCCATTCTCCGCAAACAGGCTGAGGAGGAGGCCATCAAACGCTCCCGATCGCTGTCTGAGAGCTATGAGCTCTCCACCGACCTCCAAGACAAACAG GTGGAGATGCTTGAGCGGAAGTATGGAGGGCGTTTTATAACCCGACATGCTGCACGAACAATCCAGACTGCATTCCGCCAGTATCAGATGAACAAGAACTTTGAGCGCCTCCGGAGTTCTATGTCAGAAAACCGCATGTCCAGACGCATAGTTTTATCCAATATGAGAATGCAGTTTTCATTTGAAGGACCTGAAAAAGTCCACAGTTCATACTTTGAGGGCAAGCAGGTGTCTCTTACGGATGATGGGTCTAAACTAGGAGCATTGGTACAATCTGAGCGCGGTGAGATGGTCCCCGCCAACATGAAGTCACCTGCGGTCCAGAGCGATTTCACAGACGCCATTACAGAACTGGAGGATGTTTTCTCTCGACAAGTGAAGTCATTGGCAGAATCGATAGACGATGCACTGAACTGTCGTAGCCTACACGGAGACGAGGGACAGTCAGAAGCAACCAGAGGTCATCCAGACTTGGAGCAAGAGGTTACCTACCAGGTCAAGCCTTCCCACGGTAGCGAGCACCGAAAGCGAGATGAGATGACAGCCTCCTACAGCGATGTGACACTTTATATAGATGAGGAAGAGCTCTCGCCACCTCTTCCTTTATCACAATCAGTTGACAGACCCTCTAGCACTGAGTCAGACCTCCGTATACGTTCTTTGAACTCTTCGCAGGACTACTGGTCTCTAGCTCATAAGGATGAAAAAGCCGACACGGACACTAGCTGCCGCAGCACCCCATCTCTAGAGTGTCAAGAGCAAAGATTGAGAATAGACCACCTTCCTCTGCTCACTATCGAACCTCCGAGTGATAGCTCTGTTGAGTTGAGTGACCGCTCTGACCGAAGCTCTCTCAAGAGACAGAACGCTTACGATCGAGGCATAGCCAGCCAGCAGGGCAGCCCTAAGCACATCCCTTCCCATGCACTCCCACCACGGGGGCCAGCAAGAGAGGATGAAGCTCCACGCCATCGGCCGCGGCAGCTGGAAAGCCATCTGGCTATCAATGGCACCGCCAACCGGCAAAGCAAATCCGAGTCTGACTTCTCTGATGGTGATAATGACAGCATCAACAGCACTTCCAATTCCAATGATACGATCAACTGCAGTTCGGAGTCCTCTTCCAGGGACAGTCTTCGAGAGCAGACTCTCAGTAAGCAGACGTATCACAAGGAGACACGAAACAGTTGGGACTCGCCAGCATTTAGCAATGATATCATCCGCAAGAGGCACTATCGAATTGGCCTGAACCTTTTCAACAA GAAACCTGAAAAAGGCATCCAGTATCTGATTGAGCGAGGATTTGTCCCAGACACACCTGTGGGAGTTGCCCATTTCCTGTTACAGAGAAAAGGGTTGAGTCGACAGATGATTGGCGAGTTCCTGGGCAACAGGCAGAAACAGTTCAACAGAGATGTTCTTGA CTGTGTGGTAGATGAGATGGATTTCTCTGCAATGGAGCTGGATGAAGCCTTGAGAAAATTCCAGGCACATATCCGGGTGCAGGGAGAGGCACAGAAAGTGGAGAGACTAATTGAAGCCTTCAG TCAGCGCTACTGCATCTGCAACCCGGGGGTGGTACGGCAGTTTAGGAACCCAGATACCATCTTCATCCTGGCGTTTGCCATTATACTCCTCAACACAGATATGTACAGCCCGAATGTGAAGCCAGAGAGGAAGATGAAACTAGAGGACTTTGTGAAGAACCTTCGCG GAGTGGATGATGGAGAGGACATCCCGAGAGAGATGTTAGTGGGCATCTATGAGCGAATTCGTAAACGAGAGCTTAAGACGAATGAAGACCATGTGTCCCAAGTGCAAAAGGTGGAGAAACTCATCGTGGGCAAAAAGCCG ATCGGCTCTCTGCATCATGGCCTCGGATGT GTTCTGTCTCTGCCACATCGCAGACTGGTCTGTTACTGTAGACTGTTTGAAGTCCCGGACCCCAACAAACCTCAAAAACTGGGCCTCCACCAGAGAGAAATCTTCCTGTTCAATGACCTTCTAGTG gtcACTAAGATTttccagaagaagaagaattcggTGACGTACAGTTTCAGGCAGTCCTTTTCTCTCTACGGGATGCAGGTGCTGCTGTTTGAAAACCAGT ATTACCCCAATGGAGTGCGTCTCACTTCAGCTCTTCCAGGCGCAGACATCAAGGTTCTCATTAACTTCAATGCCCCAAACCCGCAAGACCGTAAGAAGTTCACTGATGACCTGCGTGAGTCCATCGCAGAAGTGCAGGAGATGGAGAAATACAGGATAGAGT ctgaaTTGGAGAAGCAGAAAGGTGTAGTCCGTCCTAGCATTTCACAGAGCTCAGGGTTGAAAAAAGAAACGGGGAACGGCAATTTGAGTCGAACCAGTCTGGATGATAGCTATGCCATGGGGGAAGGCCTGAAGAGAAGTGCCCTCAGCAGCTCCTTACGTGACCTTTCAGATGCAG GCAAGCGGGGGCGCCGCAGCAGTGCAGGATCTCTAGACAGCAATATGGAA GGGTCCATCATTAGCAGCCCCCACATACGGCGAAGAGCCACTTCCAGCCGCGACTGTCCCTCCCGCCAGCAGTCTATCCCCAATTCCTCCTCTCTGCTGGGTTCTCTATTCGGCACCAAACGAGGCAAATCTCCCTCCCTGCCATCCCAGTCGTCCCACCCTTCCCATCCAACACTCATCTCTCACACCCCTCACCCTTCTAACCTGCACCACACGGCCCGCGACGGCGTCACCGTCACCGAAACCCAAGCCCAGATGCACCCGCACCACGCTCAATTCTGCCACATGCAGAATCCCCCTCCgtaccaccaccaccatcactaCCACCCTCCAGCGCACATCCAACACCCACCCCACCAGTACCACCCTCCACCCGGCCCCTCATCCTCTCACAGCCACTCACACAGCCAACACGGCCACGGTCCGCATCCGTCCCACTCATCCCACCCTtcccactcccagcatgcaccacACCACCACAGCCAGCCTCCGGCGCCTCCACCCGCGGCCAGCAGCACCAAGCCCAAACACAGCGGCATCAGCACTGTGGTTTGA
- the iqsec1b gene encoding IQ motif and SEC7 domain-containing protein 1 isoform X13: protein MWCLHCASDRSQSLLELGSCVEGEAPGGESGPSLDNSGGYLRGPVSRSAIISGEHFDGPPLYAHEVRQRPRRPKLQHSQSILRKQAEEEAIKRSRSLSESYELSTDLQDKQVEMLERKYGGRFITRHAARTIQTAFRQYQMNKNFERLRSSMSENRMSRRIVLSNMRMQFSFEGPEKVHSSYFEGKQVSLTDDGSKLGALVQSERGEMVPANMKSPAVQSDFTDAITELEDVFSRQVKSLAESIDDALNCRSLHGDEGQSEATRGHPDLEQEVTYQVKPSHGSEHRKRDEMTASYSDVTLYIDEEELSPPLPLSQSVDRPSSTESDLRIRSLNSSQDYWSLAHKDEKADTDTSCRSTPSLECQEQRLRIDHLPLLTIEPPSDSSVELSDRSDRSSLKRQNAYDRGIASQQGSPKHIPSHALPPRGPAREDEAPRHRPRQLESHLAINGTANRQSKSESDFSDGDNDSINSTSNSNDTINCSSESSSRDSLREQTLSKQTYHKETRNSWDSPAFSNDIIRKRHYRIGLNLFNKKPEKGIQYLIERGFVPDTPVGVAHFLLQRKGLSRQMIGEFLGNRQKQFNRDVLDCVVDEMDFSAMELDEALRKFQAHIRVQGEAQKVERLIEAFSQRYCICNPGVVRQFRNPDTIFILAFAIILLNTDMYSPNVKPERKMKLEDFVKNLRGVDDGEDIPREMLVGIYERIRKRELKTNEDHVSQVQKVEKLIVGKKPIGSLHHGLGCVLSLPHRRLVCYCRLFEVPDPNKPQKLGLHQREIFLFNDLLVVTKIFQKKKNSVTYSFRQSFSLYGMQVLLFENQYYPNGVRLTSALPGADIKVLINFNAPNPQDRKKFTDDLRESIAEVQEMEKYRIESELEKQKGVVRPSISQSSGLKKETGNGNLSRTSLDDSYAMGEGLKRSALSSSLRDLSDAGVHH from the exons TGTGGAAGGTGAGGCTCCGGGCGGCGAGTCGGGCCCCTCTCTGGACAATAGTGGAGGTTACTTACGAGGACCGGTGAGCCGCAGTGCTATCATTAGTGGCGAGCACTTTGACGGCCCACCGTTGTACGCTCACGAGGTACGGCAGCGCCCACGGAGACCCAAACTTCAGCATTCTCAGTCCATTCTCCGCAAACAGGCTGAGGAGGAGGCCATCAAACGCTCCCGATCGCTGTCTGAGAGCTATGAGCTCTCCACCGACCTCCAAGACAAACAG GTGGAGATGCTTGAGCGGAAGTATGGAGGGCGTTTTATAACCCGACATGCTGCACGAACAATCCAGACTGCATTCCGCCAGTATCAGATGAACAAGAACTTTGAGCGCCTCCGGAGTTCTATGTCAGAAAACCGCATGTCCAGACGCATAGTTTTATCCAATATGAGAATGCAGTTTTCATTTGAAGGACCTGAAAAAGTCCACAGTTCATACTTTGAGGGCAAGCAGGTGTCTCTTACGGATGATGGGTCTAAACTAGGAGCATTGGTACAATCTGAGCGCGGTGAGATGGTCCCCGCCAACATGAAGTCACCTGCGGTCCAGAGCGATTTCACAGACGCCATTACAGAACTGGAGGATGTTTTCTCTCGACAAGTGAAGTCATTGGCAGAATCGATAGACGATGCACTGAACTGTCGTAGCCTACACGGAGACGAGGGACAGTCAGAAGCAACCAGAGGTCATCCAGACTTGGAGCAAGAGGTTACCTACCAGGTCAAGCCTTCCCACGGTAGCGAGCACCGAAAGCGAGATGAGATGACAGCCTCCTACAGCGATGTGACACTTTATATAGATGAGGAAGAGCTCTCGCCACCTCTTCCTTTATCACAATCAGTTGACAGACCCTCTAGCACTGAGTCAGACCTCCGTATACGTTCTTTGAACTCTTCGCAGGACTACTGGTCTCTAGCTCATAAGGATGAAAAAGCCGACACGGACACTAGCTGCCGCAGCACCCCATCTCTAGAGTGTCAAGAGCAAAGATTGAGAATAGACCACCTTCCTCTGCTCACTATCGAACCTCCGAGTGATAGCTCTGTTGAGTTGAGTGACCGCTCTGACCGAAGCTCTCTCAAGAGACAGAACGCTTACGATCGAGGCATAGCCAGCCAGCAGGGCAGCCCTAAGCACATCCCTTCCCATGCACTCCCACCACGGGGGCCAGCAAGAGAGGATGAAGCTCCACGCCATCGGCCGCGGCAGCTGGAAAGCCATCTGGCTATCAATGGCACCGCCAACCGGCAAAGCAAATCCGAGTCTGACTTCTCTGATGGTGATAATGACAGCATCAACAGCACTTCCAATTCCAATGATACGATCAACTGCAGTTCGGAGTCCTCTTCCAGGGACAGTCTTCGAGAGCAGACTCTCAGTAAGCAGACGTATCACAAGGAGACACGAAACAGTTGGGACTCGCCAGCATTTAGCAATGATATCATCCGCAAGAGGCACTATCGAATTGGCCTGAACCTTTTCAACAA GAAACCTGAAAAAGGCATCCAGTATCTGATTGAGCGAGGATTTGTCCCAGACACACCTGTGGGAGTTGCCCATTTCCTGTTACAGAGAAAAGGGTTGAGTCGACAGATGATTGGCGAGTTCCTGGGCAACAGGCAGAAACAGTTCAACAGAGATGTTCTTGA CTGTGTGGTAGATGAGATGGATTTCTCTGCAATGGAGCTGGATGAAGCCTTGAGAAAATTCCAGGCACATATCCGGGTGCAGGGAGAGGCACAGAAAGTGGAGAGACTAATTGAAGCCTTCAG TCAGCGCTACTGCATCTGCAACCCGGGGGTGGTACGGCAGTTTAGGAACCCAGATACCATCTTCATCCTGGCGTTTGCCATTATACTCCTCAACACAGATATGTACAGCCCGAATGTGAAGCCAGAGAGGAAGATGAAACTAGAGGACTTTGTGAAGAACCTTCGCG GAGTGGATGATGGAGAGGACATCCCGAGAGAGATGTTAGTGGGCATCTATGAGCGAATTCGTAAACGAGAGCTTAAGACGAATGAAGACCATGTGTCCCAAGTGCAAAAGGTGGAGAAACTCATCGTGGGCAAAAAGCCG ATCGGCTCTCTGCATCATGGCCTCGGATGT GTTCTGTCTCTGCCACATCGCAGACTGGTCTGTTACTGTAGACTGTTTGAAGTCCCGGACCCCAACAAACCTCAAAAACTGGGCCTCCACCAGAGAGAAATCTTCCTGTTCAATGACCTTCTAGTG gtcACTAAGATTttccagaagaagaagaattcggTGACGTACAGTTTCAGGCAGTCCTTTTCTCTCTACGGGATGCAGGTGCTGCTGTTTGAAAACCAGT ATTACCCCAATGGAGTGCGTCTCACTTCAGCTCTTCCAGGCGCAGACATCAAGGTTCTCATTAACTTCAATGCCCCAAACCCGCAAGACCGTAAGAAGTTCACTGATGACCTGCGTGAGTCCATCGCAGAAGTGCAGGAGATGGAGAAATACAGGATAGAGT ctgaaTTGGAGAAGCAGAAAGGTGTAGTCCGTCCTAGCATTTCACAGAGCTCAGGGTTGAAAAAAGAAACGGGGAACGGCAATTTGAGTCGAACCAGTCTGGATGATAGCTATGCCATGGGGGAAGGCCTGAAGAGAAGTGCCCTCAGCAGCTCCTTACGTGACCTTTCAGATGCAG GGGTCCATCATTAG